Genomic window (Verrucomicrobiaceae bacterium):
AGGCGCTGCCAAGTGATCGTTTGGGAGCCTACATGTTCCGAGACATTGGTTTTGGCCTTTCGAAGTTGCCTGCGGAGCGTTCCCTCGCCTTTGTGGCCAAGCTCGATGACGAGCGGCTGGCATCTCTCACCGAAGGTCTTGCGGCTAGTGCCGATCAAGTCGGCTCCTGGCGCAATACGTCAGCGATTTTGACCAAACTGAAGGCTACAACCTCAAAGGAAGCCATCTCGACCGAATGGGAACTCGGGTATAAACTCTCCGACATCGACCCACAGGCTTTCGAGAGCCTAATCGCTGCTCAAACCGATCCGCTCAAGCATGACGAGCTCCTCGGTGGCTTTGCACGAAGTGTCGGCATGAATGACCCACCACGCGGACTGGAACTGGATGCTCAAATTCAGAACCTAGCGATTCGAGAGGACAATCTCGACTACCACCTGGACGAGTGGCTGTGCAGTGACCGCGCAGCGGCTTTGAGCTGGTTGCGTAGCGATGAAGCGCGGCAACTCGTGCCCGCCGAGTTGCGTGGCCGAATGCTGAAAAGCTATGGATTGGAGGCTGCACGATGAAAATCATCCTCCAGGTGCTTTTGCACGCACTTTGCGCTGTCGCAGGTTTTTGGCTCGTGGGCACGCCTAAGCCTGAATTCGCTAATAAGGCTGACGCAGAGGCCAAAAAGCCCAAATCGAAGCACTCAAGTGATGCGCTGATTTCCCACTCGCCGCCGAAAGTCGCCTCAGAGGCCGGAGCCGCTCTGCTCACGCCGGAAAACTGGGCGGAGGCCATTCACCCCATCTCGCAAATGCGCCTAGATGAGCTGCCCGCTTTTATGCGCGGTCTTTTGCGCAATCCTTTCCCTGACGTGCGAACGCGGCTGATGCGCTACCTCTTTGAGCGCTGGGCTACGCTGGACCTAAATGGCGCACTCACGACACTGCGCAGCATTTCTTCGCCCGAACTCAAAGAGCGTGCGCTTTGGGCGGTGTTCGAGCTTTGGACCAAAACAGACACCGAGGCGGCATGGAAGTGGGTCAATGCCCTCGAAGACGACAGTGTGCTGCAAGAAGCAGGCATCAAGCACCTGCTGCACCTCAACACCGCCAAAGATCCGCTCGCCAGCGCTGCGTGGGCGGATCAAATCGAAGACCTTTTCCTGCGAGAGAAAGCCCTCATCCGAATCGGGGATAGCTGGATGAGCAACGATGCCAAAGGGGTCCTCACAGCCCTCACGAGCGTGGAGCCGAAGCGGCTGAGGGATTACTTGTTCTCCCGCGTTTGCTACCGCGACGGTATCGATCACGCCGCCGGGCTGGAAATCGTCTCCCAGCTACCGTCGCAGGCTGAGCGCAGCCTTTTGAACGAGGAATGGCTCACCGCTTTTGTGATGGACCACCCGCAGGAATCCTTTCAATGGCTCCGCGATCACTCCGACCGTGCCGAATTCCAAAAATCAGCCAGCGCCGTTGGTTCCTATCTCGGCACGACCATAAAGAGCTACGCCGAACTGCGTGCGATGGCCCTCCAACTCCCCTCCGGGCCTTTGCGCGATGCCTTCGCCGCAGGTGCAGCGGGTCAGTGGGCCTATAACGGCCACTTGATCACCGAGGCACAGGATTTGCTCTCGCTGTGTGGCCCCTGTATCGAGCGTGACAACGGGCAGGACTTCATCGACAGCGAACGCACGAAACCATGACCACCACACGCCGCCGAAGATCATTGTAGATCCGGGATCAACCTGCTATTGGGCGGCATGAAAGCTGCCATGCTTACTCTTATTCTGTTAAGTACATCCTTGCCCGCCTCGGCGCAATTCGCTGACGAATCCCAGGTATCCTTAACGCAATGGATCGATCACCTCGTGACACTCATCAGCAACAAGAACGTCGATGAGCTGGAAAGGCGCGGCCAGGAGTGGCGCGGAGAGAAAGGCGTCCAGCCACTCTGCCGTGATGGTCAGAGCCGACTCATGGCCTTTAACTTCGCGCAGCGGCGCTTTGAACCCAAACTGGGAGCATACGCCGTGCGCTTCAATCGGCTGCTGGCAGAATGGGCAGCGGCCTATCCTCAGTCCACGGTCTGGCGTGTGGTGCAGGCACATCATCTCGCGGCTACGGCGTGGTCCAATCACCCACCGGAAGAAATACTGGGCTTCTTCCAGGAGGCGGAGAGGCTACTGCTCGACGCTGAACGCCTAGGTGGGCGCACAGCTGACTGGTACACATCCGCTGTGACGCTTTCCCTCTCGGGACATGATTTGGAGGTTTGGGAGAAAACAAAGGCGGCAGGTTTTCAACGGCCAGCGTGGCTGAAAAATCCCATCGGGATCGCCGAGGAAGGCCTGAGGAGCTTTCCAGAGCATCAGATCACCTACTTCCGTATCGCCGGCAATGCGAGACGGCTGGGTTTTCCCGGAGGCACGGAAGCGTGGGCGCGGCATGTGTGCGATCTGTTGCCGCAAAAAGGACTCGAGCCATATGCGCGGGCCATTTGGTCGATGGAGCCGATTTATCGAGAGAAAATGTTCAAGAAGCCCGGCTACGGCGACTGGGTGACTTTTCGGCAGGGCTTCCAAGACCTGCTGGCAAAAGGGGCGAATACCAGTCGGAATCTGAATTCGCTCCTGCGGTTCGCACGAAAGGCGGAGGATAAGGCGACGGCACGGCACTTACTCGAAATCATCGCAGACAAGCCGGACCCGGAGGTCTTCGAGATCGAGTCACGCTTTTTGGAGATCAAAACATGGGCTACCACCGATGCACCACGGATCGAGCCGCTTTGGGCCAAAGCCGCCCGCAATCCGCAGAGCCTCGCCTGGAGCAGGGATGGCAAAACGCTCTACATCGGCAGCCAGGACCGCCAACTCGGTGCGCTGGACAGTACCACGGGCGAGGTGCGTGCCAGGTGGGACATGCAGCCTGAGTCACGCGAGATCAATGACATCGCCGTTTCGCCGGATGGGAAGCTCGTGGCCGCAGTCTCGGGAGAGGAGACACGTGACACCCCAGGCTGGTGCCGCGTGTGGGACTCTGAGAATGGAAAGGTGGTACAAACTTTCCACGCCAGCAAAGGACCGCTCAACGCACTGGCCTTCAGCATGGACGGCAATGAACTCGTGTTCGGCGGTGGGGCATATTCTGGCCCGTCAGAAGTCTGGCATTGGGTGCGCGGGGAAGAGCATGCCACACTGTTGGATTGGGCCGCAAACCATCATCATACGATCTACGCCATCGCCTGGGCACCGGATGCCTCCTCACTCGTTTTCAACTGCCAGAACTCCCGTGTCACCGTGGCGGAAAATGTGCGTGAACTGCGCCTTGTGAAACAAAAGGCCACGCCGGGCATCAGCAATGCCTCCGCATTGTGTTATTCGCCAGATGGACGCTTCATCGCCGCCGCTTTGCGACTGGGCTGGGAGGATCGCGACAAGGCGAACGGCTGTATCGCTCTCTTTCACACGGAGGACATGAGGCCACGTGAAGATGTCCTCCCGCCGCTCACTGGAGGATTAATGACACTGGATTACTCGCCCGACGGCAGTTGGATCGCCGCTGGCGGCTACGATGGCTATATTTATATCCTAGACTCGGCCACACTCGAGATAGCCACCTGGTGGAATACCAATCACGGCCTGCTTTACAAGCTCCGCTGGTCCCCGGATGGCAAGTCCATCGCTTCTGCGGCAGATGCCGGCAAGGTTGCCGTTTGGCCTATACGTTTTGAGAAAGTGCAGACAGGTAAAAACCCGCGATAAAATTTTTCACCGGCAAATGATCACCACCACACGCCGCCGCCTTCTTGCCGGACTTCCGGCGCTCGGATTGTTGTCAGCACGCGCTGAGGACTCCAAGCCGCTCGAAAACATCGTTTTTGGCTCCTGTCTCGACACGCATGAGCATCCGATGCTCGACCGCACGCTGACGCTGCCGCGTGATCTATTCATCTTCATGGGCGACAACGTGTATGCGGACAAAGGCGGCATCCCGATGATGCAGGAGAAGTATGCGCTGCTGAAAAACAGCCGGTTCTTCCTTGGGTTGAAGAACAAGCCCATCCTCGCCACTTGGGACGATCACGACTTTGGTCTGAATGATGGTGGCAGTGAGTATCCGCAGAAAAAGGAGGCGCAGGTGGAGGTTTGGAACTGTCTTGATTAACCGGCGGATTCACCGCGACGGAAACAGGAGGGCGTTTATCATGCGCAGAGCTTCGGGCCGCTTGGGAAGCGTGTGCAGGTCATTTTGCTGGATACGCGCTACTTCCGTAGTGCGCTCAAGAAGGTGGCGAAGGACAAAGCGATGCTTGGCGGCACTTCGGTGCCGACGGACGATGAATCGACCACCATTCTCGGTGCGGCGCAGTGGGCTTGGCTGGCGAAGGTGCTCCAGGAGCCTGCGGAGCTGCGAATCGTGGTGTCGAGCATCCAATTCGCTCCAGAAGCACACGGTGGTGAATGTTGGGCGAATTTTCCGCATGAGCAGCGCAGGCTGCGTTCACTCCTGAAAGGCCAAAAGGCCGTCGTTTTGAGCGGTGATCGGCATTGGTGCGAGTTTTCGAAGAACGGTGTGCATGACTTCACCTCCAGCTCGATGACGCAAAAGCACCCACGCGGCACTCCGACGGCCAACAAGCATCGCACGGTGCCGAAAACCTACCATTTGCCGAATGTGGGGCTTTTGAGCATCGACTGGGTAGCGCGGTCTGTGCGGGCGCAAATCATCGCGGAAGATGGTAGCGTGAAAATCGAGCACAGCGTGGGCATGGATGCCTTGGTGTGCGAGTGAGGCCAAGTGTGGCTCAATCACGCATCCACCGATTTCGCAGATTTCACAGATTGGTGCTCAGTTGAGTTTTCGACGAAGTGGTCATCACTGGGCTGTGAATCAGCAGCCCAGGAAGTCTTCGACGAAGTGCTCGACGATGGTTTTGAGCGGTGGGGGCGGTGGTGCACCGATGGAGAGGGCACGGGTGCCGTCCACTTGCTGGGGCCAGTTGTCCACGATGCCTTGGATGCGGGCATCAAAGGCATCCACGATGGGGCCGAGGGTGATGCCGCGCTCGGCGGCGATTTCGGTGATGACTTGCTCTGCGATCTGGGGTGTGACGCGATGCGCGGGCAGCACGTAGGCGCGGTCGGTGCTGAGGCGGGCCTCACTGACCTCGGCGAGGGCGATGAAGCTGTCGATGACGGTGCGGTAACCGGTCATGGGATGCGGCTGATCCCGGCGGATGGGGAGCATGCAGGGCTGGCCATTGAGGGGCTCGCGGAACATGCCGCTGGCCCAACTGGAAGCGGCGGCGTTTGGCTTGCCGGGGCGGATGATGACGGTGGGCAGGCGCACGCTGCGGCCGTCAAAGTGGCCTTTGCGGGTGTGATCGTTGATGAGCATCTCGCAGATGGCCTTGGTGATGCCGTAGGTGGTCTGGGGGAGCTGCTTGGTGCTGTCTGACATCATCTGGCTCATGTCGATGCCGCCGTAGCAGGCGACGCTGCTGGCGAAAATGACACGCGGCCTGCCTGTGGCGGCGCGGGCGGCTTCGAAGACGTTTCTGCCGCCATCGAGGTTCACTCGCAGGGCGTCGTCATAGCGCAGCTCGCACTCGCCGCTGACCATGGAGGCGAGGTGGAAGATGACGTCTGCATCACTGCCGATGGTTGCAAAGACGGTATCGCGGTCGCTGATGTCGCCGGTGATCTGTTGGACGCGTGGATCAGGGATCTCGCGATGGAAGGCGGCATCGAGTAAGCGGAGCTGGGTGATGGGCTGGCCGCAAAGCGTGCCTTGCTGGAGGATTTTTTGTGCTAGCTGATGTCCGAGGAAGCCGCCGCCGCCGGTGAGGATGATTTTCATGATGGGTGGGCCGCTCATAGCAGCGGTGGCGACAAGCTCAACTGACGAGTCCGCGTGCGGTAGTGACAAAAATGATCCTCCAGGGGCTCTGGATGGCTGGATTTTGTCCGTGGGCGGTTTTCATGCGGGTTTGTGCCTGACGCTGAAATGTGGGCGTGACATGCTGTGGGTGCTTATGCGCTTGTTTTTGCCTTTTTTAATGTCCTCAGCCGCTTTGGCGGCGGAATCGCTGCCGGACACGATCGTGACGGCATCACGCACGGATGAAAAACCGGTCCAGGCACCTGCCATCGTGAAAAAGCTCGATCAGCGGCAGATCGCGGAGCGGCTGCCACGTACGCTGCCGGAGGCGATGCGGGAGCTGCCGGGCGTGAGCATCCAAAAGACGTCGAATGGCCAGGGATCGCCGTTTATCCGTGGTTTCACGGGTTTTCGCACGCTGATGCTGGTGGACGGCATTCGCTTTAATAACAGCACGTTCCGTGATGGTCCGAATCAATATTGGTCGCTGATCGATCCGCTGAGTGTGGAGCGGCTGGAAGTGGTGCCGTCGCAGGGCTCGGTGCTATATGGCAGTGACGCCATCGG
Coding sequences:
- a CDS encoding SMP-30/gluconolactonase/LRE family protein; this encodes MTLISNKNVDELERRGQEWRGEKGVQPLCRDGQSRLMAFNFAQRRFEPKLGAYAVRFNRLLAEWAAAYPQSTVWRVVQAHHLAATAWSNHPPEEILGFFQEAERLLLDAERLGGRTADWYTSAVTLSLSGHDLEVWEKTKAAGFQRPAWLKNPIGIAEEGLRSFPEHQITYFRIAGNARRLGFPGGTEAWARHVCDLLPQKGLEPYARAIWSMEPIYREKMFKKPGYGDWVTFRQGFQDLLAKGANTSRNLNSLLRFARKAEDKATARHLLEIIADKPDPEVFEIESRFLEIKTWATTDAPRIEPLWAKAARNPQSLAWSRDGKTLYIGSQDRQLGALDSTTGEVRARWDMQPESREINDIAVSPDGKLVAAVSGEETRDTPGWCRVWDSENGKVVQTFHASKGPLNALAFSMDGNELVFGGGAYSGPSEVWHWVRGEEHATLLDWAANHHHTIYAIAWAPDASSLVFNCQNSRVTVAENVRELRLVKQKATPGISNASALCYSPDGRFIAAALRLGWEDRDKANGCIALFHTEDMRPREDVLPPLTGGLMTLDYSPDGSWIAAGGYDGYIYILDSATLEIATWWNTNHGLLYKLRWSPDGKSIASAADAGKVAVWPIRFEKVQTGKNPR
- a CDS encoding alkaline phosphatase D family protein, with product MQVILLDTRYFRSALKKVAKDKAMLGGTSVPTDDESTTILGAAQWAWLAKVLQEPAELRIVVSSIQFAPEAHGGECWANFPHEQRRLRSLLKGQKAVVLSGDRHWCEFSKNGVHDFTSSSMTQKHPRGTPTANKHRTVPKTYHLPNVGLLSIDWVARSVRAQIIAEDGSVKIEHSVGMDALVCE
- a CDS encoding NAD-dependent epimerase/dehydratase family protein, producing MKIILTGGGGFLGHQLAQKILQQGTLCGQPITQLRLLDAAFHREIPDPRVQQITGDISDRDTVFATIGSDADVIFHLASMVSGECELRYDDALRVNLDGGRNVFEAARAATGRPRVIFASSVACYGGIDMSQMMSDSTKQLPQTTYGITKAICEMLINDHTRKGHFDGRSVRLPTVIIRPGKPNAAASSWASGMFREPLNGQPCMLPIRRDQPHPMTGYRTVIDSFIALAEVSEARLSTDRAYVLPAHRVTPQIAEQVITEIAAERGITLGPIVDAFDARIQGIVDNWPQQVDGTRALSIGAPPPPPLKTIVEHFVEDFLGC